DNA sequence from the Malus domestica chromosome 11, GDT2T_hap1 genome:
GTCAGTTatcaaattttttatatattaaacaacaaaatttgtatttatttaatGAATTTATTTTAGCATATATACTATATAGAATACAAATTTTGTTGTTCAATATGCAAAAATTTTGCATAACTGATTTAGTGCAAGTGACTTGGCAGATTTTCCTTGTGTCAAAATTAAGATGTAATTTGCAGAGTCTTTCTATCTAGCTAAATATGCATCATgcaactattttattttaagcATTTGTTTATATATGCAAGTACGTGTCTTTAAAATATCCACAATCTGATATTCTGCAACTGGAAAATAATCAGAATGCAAAAATCAAGCTAGAGTATTCTAGTTaaacaattaatttattttatcataCTTCTGGAAGTGAAGAATTCCATAAATCATCTTGTATATGGAGATAAGAAAGTTTCTTTTTGGTAGTCAAATGAAGCATTACTGAGATTAGTTTTCAAAAAGATACATAGATGCTTCTTCATATCATCGGGTGTTAGGTTGAAATTGTGTTTTTCATTAATAATATTTAACAGATGCTTTGTGAACTCATTTACCACAAAATCAACAAGAGATCCACCCTTAATTGTAATGAATAAAGAAGAAAGTAAATATTATTGTTGCTTTGAGATCTTCGACACATGGTAATGGTATTCTCTTCCGAAGACCCAACTTTTAGATTTTGTAAATAATCCAAGTTTTGTAATTTCCAAGTTTAGAAAGCTCCATATCGAAATAAAATCGGAAATAATaagggagctttaatgaaaagggcttggacCAAGattattttaaccaaaaaccaaccTAAGATATTGTTTAATCAAAAGCTCCTCAAAtttaatcataaggacaaaGACCATAAATTATACACGGACTGGATTACAAAGCCCACCACGCTCAAATTTAACTTTCCATAATTGCCCCTAACGGAACAAAACTTAGGTAGTTAAAAACTTCCAACATATCTACAATCCTGCCCTACGTTCTGACCAGCTGCCAAAAATGCAAAACCACTAATTCAAACCATAACTTCCATTTCGATGTTCTGTTTCGCAAAACACAAGGGTCCTTTCAAATGCCAACTTGAGCGTTGATCACTCGCTCCATGGAGTCATCTTGGGGAGCCATTCACTACTTGAGCTCAGGCAAAGGCAAAATCCTCAGCGAGGAGGAGCGCGCCGCCGAGAATGTCTACATCCAGGTACGCAACCCCAAGCTCTCTCTactctcttttaatttttaattttttttaactttgttcTATAATACTAATTTTTCAATCAGATTTGAATCTGTGTTTATGTTATTATTATGTTTTGTCCGATCAAAAAtgatattttgaatttattgaatTTCTGTAATCGAATCAActtgttctgtttttttttttttaatttatttaatttgtgaAGAGAAAGGAGAGGGGGATATTGGAAAAGCAGAAGGCTGAGAAGGAAAAGGCCGAGAAAGCGAAAGAAAACGCTGATAAGGTACGGATTAATTCTTTATTGAGGATATGTGTGTTTCTGTGTCTGTGTGTGGATTTTGCACTGTCCCGAATGAGACTGGCACAAATTTACAGAGATCTGTGATTTCTTGCGGTGTCTGCGTAATTACGAGATAGTTGAAAACTGTTGTTGATGTATGTCGTAGTGAACTGTGCATTTTAGTAAGCaagaaccaaggaagaaaatatcggtaatatcggaaatatcgatagtccgaaaacacggaaatatcgatggaaatatcggtaaaatatcgatatcgataaaaattacatggaaaccacggaaattgtaagaaaaacttggaaatttttaatgaaactttgtaggatgtttatttagtcaattatctattagtttatcacaaaaaattggaaggaaatgcattgcatgatggatttaactgatttaagttgattatatagcgagctggcaaacattgtgagtatagaaaatatgtagtaattaatgaaagaagtttaaacacaccataatcatttatatataattaattagtacaatatttggaggttttatttaggatattaaaaaaaaaagggaagtga
Encoded proteins:
- the LOC139189320 gene encoding uncharacterized protein isoform X1 produces the protein MESSWGAIHYLSSGKGKILSEEERAAENVYIQRKERGILEKQKAEKEKAEKAKENADKWLSRQFPAKPQRFRRRVSGFRGNFRPKHGELGGVQVSADLSDFRGIFRPNHDDLDVL
- the LOC139189320 gene encoding uncharacterized protein isoform X2, giving the protein MESSWGAIHYLSSGKGKILSEEERAAENVYIQRKERGILEKQKAEKEKAEKAKENADKWLSRQFPAKPQRFRRRVSGFRGNFRPKHGELGGVQVTFEAFSGQTTTI